Within the Prochlorococcus sp. MIT 1300 genome, the region AATTTAGAATAGTTTGTTGATTAGATAATTCTTTTAATTCAATTTCTAGTTTGAATAGGCGATTTTTACTAGCTGTATCTGATTCGCGTCCAAGTGAAAGTTGTTCCATTTGAAGTTGCAATATCTTGCGGTCAATTTCATCTATTTCTTCTGGTTTTGAGGTGATTTCGGTCTTTAATCTTGAGGCGGACTCATCTACAAGATCAATTGCTTTGTCTGGGAGGAAACGTTCGGTAATGTAGCGATTACTTAAAATAGCTGCTGCTACAAGAGAGTTATCAGCAATCCTTACCCCATGATGAATTTCATAACGTTCTTTTAATCCACGCAGGATAGATATTGTGTCTTCAACTGTAGGTTGATTTATCAGGACTTGTTGAAAGCGTCTCTCTAGAGCAGCATCTTTTTCAATGTGTTGACGATGCTCATTAATTGTTGTAGCTCCAATACAATGTAGTTCTCCTCTGGCTAGCATTGGTTTTAGGAGATTGCTTGCATCCATTGAGCCACCAGTAGCACCTGCGCCTACAACAGTATGGATCTCATCAATAAATAGAACTATTTGTCCGTTAGAAGAAATTACTTCTTTTAGTACTGCCTTTAGTCGTTCTTCGAATTCTCCTCGATATTTAGCTCCAGCTATAAGTGCACCCATATCTAGAGATATTAGTTTTCGATTTTGTAAAGCTGTTGGTACATCTCCATTTACAATCCTTTGAGCAAGTCCTTCTACAATTGCAGTCTTGCCCACTCCCGGTTCGCCTATTAATACTGGATTGTTTTTTGTTCTTCTACTCAATATTTGAATCGTTCTGCGGATTTCTTCATCTCTACCGATAACAGGATCTAATTGTCCATTTTTAGCGGCAGAGGTTAGATCTTTCCCATATTTCTCGAGTGATTCATAGGATATCTCTGGGTTTTGATTGTTTACTTTTTGGCTTCCACGAATCTTTTTAATAGCTCTGTGGAGTTTCTCGTTGTTTAGTCCTTCTTGAGACAGTAGTACTTTGCAAATCCTCTCATCTGCTAGAAGTGCTATTAGTAGATGTTCTACTGAGATGAAACTATCTTCAAGTCTCTTTTTCCCCTGTTCTGCTTTCTCTAGAACTTTTATTAGGGATTTTCCAAGGTAAACAGAGTCGGGATCTCTTTGGAGTTTAGGTTGATTACTGATTTGTTTATCTAGATTGGTTTTGAGAGAGTTTATTGACACTCCTGAGTCCTTTAGGATTTTTACTATTAGTTCGCTCTCTTCAATAAGTGCAAGCATTAAATGCTCACTTTCAATTTGTTGGTGTTTAAGCCTTTGAGCTGCTTGTTGAGCTGAGGTTACTGATGCCCAGGCTCTTTCGGTAAAATCTTCTGCCTTCGGTTGCATGATGGTGTGTTTTCTCTTGGTTTAAACCGTACGGCAAGTTTTTTAAATTCTTACTGAGGTAAACCCATCATATTTGTACGGAGTTCTCTCTAATGTGCGGATATCACCCTTTAAATAATTAATTTAGGGGGCCCTGCAATCTATATAGATAATATTTTTATTCTTAAATAGCAATATAACTTCCTAGGACTTGCTTTGGCTAAAAGGATTAAATGGGTAAAGCCAGTTACGGTGTAGGTTTATTTAGTGTAGGTCTGGCGTATAGGTTTTATGATACTTATAGAGAACCAATCTATTATTCGACTGGCGATTGGATCTTCTTTAAGATCTTTTGAAGTAATTTTGAACCCATATGCTAGAGCTGCCTTAATTATAGAGTCTTCATCTTTGCAGTTTTTAAGTTCTCTGCGTAGTGAATCACTCCTTTCTGCGGATCTTAGGAAATTAGACAACTCTTCTCTGGACATAGGATTTTGGGACCTCTGATAACCTTAATGTTTGCAATTACTAGAAACAGTGTATTCAATATATTGAAGATCATCCAGTTTATTTTGACACTAAAAACAATTATTGCAAACAAAAACCTAGTCAAAGCAACCTCTTAAGTGAAGTTGAGTTTGACTAGGCTTGGAAGAGTATTTGAGTTTGACTCTTTAGCTTAAGTCCAATAAAGGAAAGAGCTAAATCAATTTGAACGATTTACTGAACCACAACTGTGCCTACCATTCCAGCGCCACGATGTGGCTCACAATAAAACTCGTAAGTTCCTGCTGAGGCAAAGGTCTTTTCCCAAGATTCTCCTGGAGCGAAGGCAAGATCAGGATGGCTCAGCTCTTCATGACCATCAAATACAGCATTGTGAGGGGCTAATTTGTTATTGACGAATTTAACGCTGTCTCCTGCAGAAATCGTCACACTGCTTGGTTCGAATGCAAGCATGCCAGCATCGGTTCCGAGCTTGACTTCAACGGTGCTTGCTTGGACGGAGGAAACGCTGAATCCCAGTACAAGTAGTAGTGCGCAGAATCCGGCCGCAAGAGAACGGAACGTAGAAATCATGGTTTTTACTATCTCTTGCAATACTTTAGCGCCTGTTAGGGGCTTTTATGCTTTTGGTAACCCTGAACGATCTAGAACAGTTTCAAGTCTTGGAGCAAAACTCTTTAACCCAAAGGTTTCTGGGGTTGTGAAAGGGTCATGAACAAAATGACGTTGCTTAATGCTGAATCGATCCCAATCTGTTATTTGCAATGGTAGAAACCTGACTAGTACTTTTATTAGCCAGTCGGTTAGTGGTAAGCCAGGTGTTTTTCTAAGACCTCTCCAAGCCCTTAATGTATCTACTGCTTTGTTTAGAGATATGGGTGATTGTCCTAGTACAAGCTTGGTTAAGGTGGGTTGATTCGAATTTTGGAAATGAGGAGGACTGGTTATAGAAAGATGCCCACAAATTGAGGCAATATCAGCAGCATGAATGAAGTGAAAAGTTCCGTTTATACGGATCCACCTGGCTAGCCATAACCATTTACTTGTTTCTATCAGACCTTCGGTGAGATAGCTAGTTGGGAAGATACTTTTCCTATCAACTTTTCCACCAAAAACCAGGGTAGGAAATACAGCAATAATTTTTGATGATAAAGGGTGTTTTTCAAGCTCTTGCAAACATCTGGCTTTTGTTTGAATATACTCGGTCCCATATAAAAATGCTTCCTTTAAGGGTAAAAGCCTTTTGTCCAAGATGCTTGCTGTAGAGAAATAAATTATTTGTTGTATTGCATTTGGGTCAAGATATTTAAGTATTGTTTTTACGGCTAATACATTTACATCATATGCTCGTTTTGGATCCCCCCAAGCTGTTGCTGTATGAATAACCCTAGTTACAGTCTTGAGCTCATTTGCGAAATTATTAGCATCCCGTATATCTCCTATAAGAAGTCTTATGCGAGGGTGATTCTTATCAATGGCTTTGAGTTTATTGGGATCTCTCAGCCATAAAAGGAGGTTGGCTTGGGAGTTTTCAATTAGCCAATGAGCAACATGTTGGCCAACACAACCGCTTGCTCCAGTTATAAGGATTCTGGGGAGGGTCAAGTTACGGCCCTGATTAGGTCATTTACACCTTTGCCTGCCTCAAAAAATACTTTGGCATTTTCTTCAGGGGTGCCAGGAAGAATTCCATGCCCCAAGTTCAGTATGTGTTTGCGACCTTTTGCCTTGAGAACAGCATCAACAATTCTTGAGCGGATAGCCTCTGGAGTTCCAAACAATAGTCCAGGATCAACGTTGCCCTGTATCCCTATGTGTTTCGGAAGCCTGCGACAGCCATCTGCCATGTCAACAGTCCAATCGAGTGAAACAATGTCAACGCCTGTATTACCCATTCGTTCGATCACACCGGCGCTCCCTGATATATAGAGAATCACTGGAGTATCAGGATGAGTCTCTTTTAAGAGCTCTACAACCTTTTTTTGGTATGGAGCAGCAAAAGTGTCGTAGTCGATGGGACTGAGCTGACCAGCCCATGAATCAAACATCTGCACGACTTGTGCTCCTGAGTCAATTTGATATCGCAAATATGTTGCGATTGATTTAGCGAAATGATCTAGGAGCTTGTGTAATAGTTCCGGTTCTTGGAAAGCCATAGCTTTAATGACCGCATAGTTCTTGCTGCTTTTCCCTTCAACCACATAAGCAGCAAGAGTCCAAGGGGCGCCTACAAATCCAAGAACGGCTGCTTTGTTGCCTACGCTATTCCTAAGTCGACCTAGTACTTCCCCTACGAATGACATCGATTGTTGTGGTTCCAGGGGACGAAGATTCTTGATTTGATCAAGAGTTTTGATCGGATCTTGAATTAGGGGTCCCTTGCTTTCAACAATGTCAAATTCAATCCCCATTCCTGGTAAGGGAGTGAGAATGTCCGAGAAAAGAATTACACCATCGGGCTGGAAAGCTTCGAATGGTTGCATTGATATCTCATAAGAGAGCTCAGGATTCTCAGAGCGCTCACGGAAACTTGGGTGGCGGTCCCTTAGCTCTCTATAGACCTTCATATACCGACCTGCTTGTCGCATCATCCATACAGGAGGACGCTCTACAGATTCTCCACGGGCTGCTCTGAGCAATAGGGGATCGGATTCGCTCATTATTTCTTTGAAGTCAAGGAGAAAATTTACTTGAGGCCGTTCCGGATTAAGGCCATTAGTCAAAACTAATGGACAGCTTCGTCACAGGTCTTTTGATTTGGATCAGGAATGAGCCTCATGGTTTGGGTCATGCTGAAAGACCAGAACACTTAGAGGAGGCAGGCAGAGGCTCAATGAATGTTCGTAATCATGACAACCCCATTCATCTGACATCTTCCCTCCCATATTCCCAAGATTGCTTCCGCCATAACAGGAAGCATCTGTGTTGAGAATCTCTTGATAAAAACCAGCTGTTGGAACACCTACTTTGTATTCCGATTGGCTTTGGGGTGTGAAGTTTGCAACTATCACAAGCCAGTCACCACCTTCCCTTTCTCTCCTCATGAAGCTAATAACCGAATTGCTACTGTCGTTGCAATCGATCCATTGGAACCCGTATTGATCGAAGTCGTCTTTCCATAGAGCTGGGTGTGATTTATAAAGGTTATTTAGGTCGTCAAAGAGCTTTTGTATCCCTTGGTGAGGCTCAAAATTTAGGAGATCCCACTGAAGGTCCCCCCAAACATTCCATTCGGACCTTTGGCCAAACTCCATGCCCATAAATATTGTTTTCTTCCCTGGATGTGTCCACATATAAGCAAAAAGGGCTCGAGTATTTGCATATTTTTGCCAATCATCTCCAGGCATTTTATGAAGAATATGGCTTTTTCCATGAACAACTTCATCATGACTTAAAGCCAACATGAAGTTCTCTGTATAGGTATACCAAATTGAAAAAGTAATATTATTTTGGTTGAATTGTCTAAACCATGGATCAAGTTCAAAGTAATCAAGCATATCGTGCATCCAACCCATATTCCATTTTAGGTTGAATCCCAGACCTCCAATATCTGTTGGTTTAGTAACCATTGGCCAGGTTGTGGACTCCTCAGCAATCGATAGGGCTCCTGGAAAATTTTGGAATAGTACGTGGTTTGCTTGCTGGAGGAATTGAACAGCTTCTGTATTTTCTCTGCCTCCACTTTCATTTGGTATCCATTCGCCTTCTGGCCGTAAATAATCTCTGTATAACATTGAAGCAACAGCATCAACACGAATACCATCAATATGAAATTGATCAAACCAATAGACGAGATTTGCAACAAGAAAGTTCCTCACTTCATTGCGGCTATAGTTAAAGATTAAGGTCCCCCACTCCTTGTGCTCACCTATACGGGGATCTGAATGTTCATATAGATGGGTTCCATCAAAAAAAGCTAGGCCATGTCTATCTTTTGGGAAGTGTCCTGGAACCCAGTCAAGGATGACTCCTATCCCTTCAGCATGGCAACGATCTACAAAAACTTTAAATTCATCTGGTGTTCCAAATCTACTCGTTGGTGCATACCAGCCAGTTACTTGGTATCCCCATGATCCATCAAATGGATGCTCAGATATGGGCATTAATTCAATATGTGTAAACCCCCTGGCCTTTACATAGGGAATTAATCTGTCAGCTACTTCTGTATAAGTAAGGAACCTAGCCCCAGGTTTCATGTCTGCGGCAGGTACTGGGGGACGTTTTACACCCTTCGCTTCAGTAAATGGTGCTTCTATCGCGGCATGCATCCAGCTGCCTAGATGCATTTCATAGACAGATATTGGCTGATCAAGAGGGTTAGTTTTATCTCTTTGAATTATCCAGTCTTCATCTTGCCATTCATATTTATCCAGACTTGTAATTATCGAACTGGTCGCTGGCCGAACTTCGTGTTGAAAGCCATATGGGTCAGCTTTTTGATAACAGTGTCCTTCCTGAGTTCGAATTTCATATTTATATAAAGACCCTTCTTGGATTGAAGGTACGAAAAGTTCCCAAATGCCTCCCTGACGTTTTTGCATGGGATGGTGGCGTCCATCCCATGAATTCATATCACCCAATACAGCAACGCTGCGAGCTTGGGGAGCCCACAAGCAGAACATAACTCCTTCCACACCTTGAATATTGGTGATATGGGCACCCATTCGACGCCATATGTGGTGATGATTGCCTTGAGCAAATAAGTGTCGATCTATTTCGCCCATCCATTCTTCACGGAATGCCCAAGGATCTCTTTGCTCGTGCTCTATTCCACCTCTTTTGACTTTGATTGTGTAGGAAGTACCAGGCTGATTATTGAGTGCATGTTCGAATAACCAAGGATGGTGAGGCGTTTTCATAACAGATGGTTTTCCATCAGTTACCAGTTCGACCTGATCTGCTTCTGGCATCCAAATCCGAACAATCCAGTTGTCAGCGTCTTGATGGGGGCCTAATAGGGAAAATGGGTCGTCGTGTCTGCATTCGGCTAATTTTTTTGCTTCTTCAACCATCCAGTTGACTGGAAAACTGGTGGTCATGGAAATAAAGCGAAATCAAATAGAAGTTTAGATCTCCTTGGGTACTTAATGTATTTCCTGTGCTGAGATCAGAGGAGTGAAAAGTAGCTTTGATTCGGAAAGAAGGAGCTGGATAGTTGTCACATTGCACTGTGGCCCAGGTGGTCCTGGCTCAAACCGGGTATCCCCAGGGTTGATTCCAATAGCAGGCCAGGCTGATCCAGCTATTGAGATTCGGAGCTGTTCTCCAGGTCTTATATCTGCAAGTAGTGGTTGGAGTAATACTTTCCTAAGTTGAAGTTCAGTTGAACATTTTCCTATTATTCGTAAAACCCCTGTGGAAAGTTGTTTTACGTTGTTTCCGTTTTTATTTACAACGGAAAGTCCTACTGCCAGGTCAAAGCTTTCCTGATCTGAACTAGCAATTATTTCTAGAGAAGGTCTGCCTTTTAGTTGCTGTAATTTTTGAAAAGGAGAACTAGTAAATGTTGCCACATCTGCTCTGTTATCAATATTGCTTCTATCAGTAGGGCCTGGATTAGGGCTTAAATGACCTCCAGTAGATGGCACAGGTCGCCATGGGTCGTGAACAATTTGTACTATTCCTTCGCCTGTGTCTTCTGGTATTAGCTTCCCATCTGAAGAATTAATACAAGCAAGCCCTGTACTAAATAGACTCCAAGAAATTCCTAAAGCTTCTTCTTTTGCTTCTTCGTTATATACTTTCCATTCCTTCTTCGTGATATTCCAGAGATACTTTTTCTTTCTAGTTCCACTTGAGCTTCCTACTTTATCTTTTAAATGCTTATTAAAGAATCTCAAATGAATTTCCTGAACCTCTTCCCACCATTCAAGGTGAGTGGCTGGACCTATATGTAGCTCAGGACTTCCGCCACATCTACAGGACTCTTGATACATATCGAGTATTCCTAATAAATGAGGATCCCACCAGCCTCCTATTAGTAATAGAGGTTGTCTTAGCCAAGTTGTTAATGGCTTATGTAGTACCCATTCATGGTCATTATGTGGGCATTGATTTAGCCATTTTAATGTTATCCCTTTAGGATCATATTTTTCCAGGATTGATTTGCCTTTAAGTAAATAGCTACCATCATTAAGGCTTTGATAGAGTTCATGCCAATGACTTTCTTGACCTTTTCGCTTGGCTTGAAGTGCTGCTAATTGGATTCCCCAAGCAAGATTTAAGTGCCACCAATGTGCCCCTCCCTCACAACTCCAGTGATCACGTTCATTGAACCCAGTCATGGCAGGTGCCATGCAATCTGGAGGCTGTGCACCAGTAACCGCAGTTAATTGAGTGAGACCCTGATAAGAGAAGCCGTATGTGCCAAGACGCCCATTGCATTCCTTTAGGTCTCTAACCCAGCTTTGTGTTTGGGTTGTGTCGGAAGCTTCTTGTTTAAATCCAATGAAGTCCCCCATTGACTCCCCCTGGCCTCGGACATCTTGGACAACAACTAAATATCCATGGCTTGCCCACCATGATGGATGTGCATAGGTAATAGTTGAAGCAATTGTTCTGCCATAAGGTTGTCTCATTAATAAGGCTGGCCATGGACCACCTCTCTGAGGGGACCAAATTCTTGCTTTGAGTTTGACACCATCTTGAAGTGTCATGGAGGAATCCCTCCATAGAACCAAACCGCTTTCAGTAGGCTTCTTATCGAACATCAGGGCAGTTCATACCTGCTACGTAAGTCATTAAAATCTCTGCATCGAGCATGCTTAGATTTTTTTTGCGAGCGATCTCTTTGATCGCTTTTTGGGAGTTTTTAGAAATTCCTTTTTCGTTGAGGAGTTTGAAGTGTTGACATAGAGCACGAGCTTCTTCCGGGTTTTGTTTGACGTTTTCAAGTAGTGAGGCTTCTACTCTTAGATACTGATTAGAGCCTGTGATGGCTACTAATACTAGTGAGGCCAAACATGTCAAAGCCCTTTTTGTATTGCCGAGAATATATTTCATCTTTCTAAGTGTGGAGTGAGGGTTTGTTGATGAGTTTTAATGTTTGCCTGGATTTTGCTAACTCGATTAAAGCATGAGCTTTGGCCAAATTTAATAATGGTTTTCTTCTAACTCCTAGTTGCCTTTCTAATCTACCGGTTTTTTTAATCAGTTCCTCAGGCGTTGAAGTTGCTAAGACTTTAATTGTAGCTAATCCAGCATGAACTAATAAAGCCGCTTCTTCAAATTTTACTCCTATGTCTAACATAAGTTGAGCAATTCCTCTTAATCGCCTTAAATTTATGGGTGAAGATTTACCTGTTCGGACTAGACTATCTATCTCAGGATTGGTTAGATCTCGTAGTTCTTTCCAAGTAGTGAGTCCTTCCTTGACTAACTGATTATGTTCATCACGAAAATGCTTAGGGAGGGAATCTATATGGTCATCATTATCCATTGTTTTTTTGAGGTACTGGAAGAATTAACTCTTGACTTAGATCTCTTACAACTTCAGTAAGTATCACAGGACGACTAATTCCATCTTCTACTGGTTGAACTTGTCTAAGGCGTACATGTACTATGCCGCCTTTTCGTCCACCTCCTTTGATGTTGCCAGCAATCTTTTTTATAGATGGTTCAATTGCTTCTTCAGGAAAGTCTAAAGATGCTTGAGCAACTACTAGGTCATCTCCGTTGTCAAAAACAACCGGTGCATATATTGCTCCTTCAACATCTAGCGGGGGCTTGTAACTGGCGGCAAAAGCCCAGGTGCTTACTGCTAGCAGGAAAGTGAAAATCGTTGCACCTACTAGTCGAAATTTTGCACCCCAGCCAATTATGAAGGAGATTAAAGTTATTCCACTGAGGGCTAAGGCTCCCCATAAAAGCCATGTGGACGACACTTGGACAAGCTCAGGCAGGTTCATGGGCTGGTAAAGAGCTGGTTCACTTCTTATAGTTCAGATACTCCCTTAAAGATTACAAAAAAGCGATGGGAGTAGGGACTAAATACTTAAATTTGAAAAAATGGAGTTTCAGAGGGACTCTGGTAGTTTTTTTTGGATCTTGTCTTTGGGTTGGTTCTGATTGGACGGCCGGTAAAGCTTTTCGCTTTTTTAAGCCTCAAATTGAGCAAAAGCTTTCTGGTTCAATTGGCCGGCCTGTAAGGATTGGTCCCTATGAGGGACTAAGACCATGGGGGATAGCCATAGGTCATACCAAATTTTTGCCAGGTCTAAAGGATTCCTCTTCCTTAGAGGCATCTGCGTTGACCGTCAACTTTGCGCCTTTAAAGAGTTTGTTGCGTTGGCGACCAGTTGCAATGATTAAGCCTAAGGGCACGGTTTTGAATTTACTTCGAAACAAAGATGGACAATATTGGGTAAAAAGTGATTTGAAATCAGGCCAACCTTTCTCGTTAGACTTGTTTTTGGATTTAAGGGACGCTGCAAGGGTTCGGATAAAACATGCTCAACTTGACTTACTTTTAAGTGGTCAAAGTACGTTCCAAATTGCTGAAAAGAGGGCGGTTGGTTCTGTTTATGTAGGATTGCCGAATGAAGGTAAACTTTTACTTACTGGTAGCAGCTCTTGGGATCAATTAGAACTTAATGCACATGCTAGATTTGAGAGCATTAATTTGCAACCACTTCAAGGATTATTCGATGAGAAATTGTCTTTAGCTATTGAGGGACTGATTGGTGGCGATGTTCAGTTGAATATTAAAGAAGAAGGAAAGTTTTCCTGTAGAGGAGGACTTAATTTGGTGAATTTTAATCTTAAAGGCAGACCCTTGAGGAATTTTCTTTCTTCAAAAAAAGCTACTATTGAATGTAGTAAGGATATCGTGAGATTTAAGGAGAGTCAATGGATTTATGGTCCTTGGAAGATTGGTTTAGAAGGCTATCTTCCAATAATAAAGGACAAAATTTCTAAATTAAATATAAGTGGTTCTGCTTCTTTAAAAAAATTTAGTGAGGATGGACTATCTTTCAGAGCAGGCTTGCCGCTGGAGTTCAGTGAAAAAGGTTTTATTCTTGGAGATTTGAATGCTGATTTAGGTTTAAAGAGTTTTCCTTTAAGTCATCTTGAAGAAATTTTAGGTTTCTCTATGGCTGGAAATCTTTCGGCAAAGGGACAAATTAAAGGCCCCCTTACTGGATTAACTTCTGATTTTTCGCTTCGAGTTTTAAACCCACAAGTTGGAGGCTTTCGACTTCAAGAGGAGTGGATAGGCTCTCTTGCTGGGGAATTAGCTGGTGGTGGCAGTCTTCAAATGAAATCAACTTCTGCAGTTTTACCAGGGACACTTAAAGCGAAATTGAGGAAGAATTGGTTACCAGAAAAACTAACTATTTCTCGTAAAGACGGTACTCTTTCACTGCAGCAAAAGGGTGATGGTTATCGCTGGAAGTTGAAAGATTTTAATCTTGAAGGAGTTGAAATCGCTATTTCTCCAAAAAAGAGTTTTGAAGCTATTTATGGTTTAGTTTCTGGTCAAGGTGGTTTGGGATTAGGCCAGTTTGGTTTTGATGGCCAGATTGCCATGTCTTATTTGAGGTTTATGGGATTTAAGTTGCAGGAAGCAAAGCTTCAAGGAAGTCTTGTAGAGCGTAATTATAAGTTAACAGCAGAACTTTCTCCTCCTACTCAGGGCTCATTCTTGTTAAGTGCTGATGGTCGAATTGGCGGTTCTATAAGATCAATAATCAAAATGAAAGAAGTTAGTCCCCGTTGGATGGTAAACAATGCTTTGCAATTTTCAGTTATCAACTCTGGTGTTAAGCCTGCCTTTGGTAATGCAAAAGATTTAGGTGCTTCATTCATTAATACATTTGGGGGCTCATTAGATGATTTGCTTAGAGCATTGTCCGAATCTGAGAAGTCTCTAGTTAACTCTGATCATAAAAGTCAAAATAAGAACTTTGTTAATACAGAAGATCTTCGAGGAAAGATTGATGCAAGTGTTGAACTGAAAGGACCTGACTTAAGGAAATTAGATCTGAACCTTCAGGTTGGTGGTCATATTTGGAAAAAGGAAGAAAGCGCAAAAGTGGCTCTTAGAAAGAAGCCGTTTTTGGTAAGACTTAAAGGCCCATTAGCTGGGGGGGTAGGAGAGTTTTCGCTTTTGGATTTTCCATCTTCTACCTTGTCCTTATTAGGGCCAATTACTCCTAGATTTAATTCTTCTTTAGGTATTAGAGGTAAATATAAACTTGATACTAAAACCCCTGAATTTAATGGAGAGTTACTATTCAAAGACGAAAGGTCTTCAGATAATGAAATCATTTTAGACAGAGGAAAGGTTTTGTTTCGCAGAAATGTCTTCGAAGTGGATGTAGCGCTTAGAAATGTTTCCTCTAAAGAGGCTGTAAGTTTTAGAGGCTTTCTCCCAATTGATCCCCTTTCACAAATTGACCTAAAGGTTGAGACTAAAGGAGATGGACTAAAGCTACTGAATGGATTAACAGATGGATCTGTTTTGTGGAAGAGTGGAAGAGCTGATCTTGAGTTTCTATTAAAGGGAAGCAGAATAGATCCAAAGTTTGAAGGTTCATTAACTTTAAGTAAAGGTTCGCTAGAGGTTCTTGAAGAAGTCGTAGAGGATTTAGATGTTTCGTTAAACTTAAACCCTAAAAGATTAGAATTGAAGAGACTTCAGGCCAGGATTGGCTCAAATGGCACATTAAAAGGTAATGGTGCTCTTCCAATTTTTCTTGCTAATAAAGAAGATGACTTGTTGAATCTAGGTATTAAAAAGGTAAGGTTAAGGTTGCCTACCGCTAATGTCGAATTGGCTGGTGACGTTAAGCTCAAAGGTGCATTACTTAACCCAAGTTTTGGAGGAGAACTGTCTATAAGTGATGGGTTTATATCTCCAGTTCGTTCAGCATTTGCTACTTCTAGAAGGCCTACCTTTAACTCAAATCCATCAAATAGAACTCCACTAAAATCATCTTCAATGCCTAAGGATGAAATTCCCAGTATGCTGGAGAAATGGGATTTTAATCAGCCTTTAGTTCTACTTAGTAACGAAGGCGAGGCTCCTATGAGCACAAAGATTCGGTCTGCCATGCCAAATTTTCCTAAGCTGAGCTTCGATAACTTTAATTTGCGTCTTGGCCCTAACCTACGTATAACATCTCAGCCTCTGGCGGATTTTCGAACTGAGGGATTGCTGAAGTTAAATGGACCGCTTGACTCAACTATGAAAGCTAGTGGAGTAGTAAGGCTACTAAACGGTCGAGTCAACCTGTTTACTACGACTTTTAACCTGGACCGTAGATCACCAAATGTGGCAGTCTTTACTCCATCATTAGGTTTTGTTCCTTATATTGACGTAGCACTTATTACAAGAGTCTCAGAAAAAAATATTTCTGAGGCAGGTAAGATTACTTCATCAAGTGATTTTTCAAGTAACGGATCTGGTGGTGTAGGTGTTGGTGGATTTCGTTTAATTAAAGTAAAGGTTGAAGCATCTGGTCCAGCTGATCGTATTACTGAAAACTTTAAGTTGAGCAGTACGCCACCAATGCAACGTGATGAGATATTTGGCTTAATAGGTGGGAATTCTTTGAGAGAACTCCTAGGAGGGGAAGAACAAAATATTTTAGCTAATGTGATTGGTAAATCTGTTCTATCTCCAGTCTTAGGAAATATCTCTGGAGCATTTAGTGAGAGATTACAAGTGGCTTTATATCCAGCATATGTAACTCCTGATCCATCCAAAAAAACAACTGAAACTCAATCTGGGAGTCAAGAGCAAACCCCTACTGGTCAGTCTAATCAACAAGCTTGGGTTACTGAAGTAGGTGTCGATTTGACTGAAAGGTTTAATCTTTCTTTTCTTGCTACCCCAAATAGAAATGATATTCCATC harbors:
- the clpB gene encoding ATP-dependent chaperone ClpB, producing the protein MQPKAEDFTERAWASVTSAQQAAQRLKHQQIESEHLMLALIEESELIVKILKDSGVSINSLKTNLDKQISNQPKLQRDPDSVYLGKSLIKVLEKAEQGKKRLEDSFISVEHLLIALLADERICKVLLSQEGLNNEKLHRAIKKIRGSQKVNNQNPEISYESLEKYGKDLTSAAKNGQLDPVIGRDEEIRRTIQILSRRTKNNPVLIGEPGVGKTAIVEGLAQRIVNGDVPTALQNRKLISLDMGALIAGAKYRGEFEERLKAVLKEVISSNGQIVLFIDEIHTVVGAGATGGSMDASNLLKPMLARGELHCIGATTINEHRQHIEKDAALERRFQQVLINQPTVEDTISILRGLKERYEIHHGVRIADNSLVAAAILSNRYITERFLPDKAIDLVDESASRLKTEITSKPEEIDEIDRKILQLQMEQLSLGRESDTASKNRLFKLEIELKELSNQQTILNSQWEKEKTAINAISSIKEEIERIQLQVEQAKRNYNLNEAAQLEYGTLVELQTKLTEKESALALSNVKGEKSLLREEVSEDDIAEVIAKWTGIPISKLIQSEMDRLLSLESKLHERVIGQEEAVTAVADAIQRSRAGLSDPNRPISSFLFLGPTGVGKTELSKALASELFDDERAMIRIDMSEYMEKHTVSRLIGAPPGYIGYESGGQLTEAIRRKPYSVILFDEIEKAHSDVFNVMLQILDDGRVTDGQGKTVNFTNAVIILTSNIGSESIIELGGDQEKYAQMQDLVNTALRRQFKPEFLNRLDESIIFQSLNKADISKIVTMQICNLGDRLKDKNLTLEISEEAILWISNKGYDPIYGARPLKRVIQRYLETPIAKEILKGNYPPGARINVVSEGEKLRIS
- a CDS encoding Nif11-like leader peptide family natural product precursor, giving the protein MSREELSNFLRSAERSDSLRRELKNCKDEDSIIKAALAYGFKITSKDLKEDPIASRIIDWFSISIIKPIRQTYTK
- the petE gene encoding plastocyanin; this encodes MISTFRSLAAGFCALLLVLGFSVSSVQASTVEVKLGTDAGMLAFEPSSVTISAGDSVKFVNNKLAPHNAVFDGHEELSHPDLAFAPGESWEKTFASAGTYEFYCEPHRGAGMVGTVVVQ
- a CDS encoding NAD(P)-dependent oxidoreductase, whose amino-acid sequence is MTLPRILITGASGCVGQHVAHWLIENSQANLLLWLRDPNKLKAIDKNHPRIRLLIGDIRDANNFANELKTVTRVIHTATAWGDPKRAYDVNVLAVKTILKYLDPNAIQQIIYFSTASILDKRLLPLKEAFLYGTEYIQTKARCLQELEKHPLSSKIIAVFPTLVFGGKVDRKSIFPTSYLTEGLIETSKWLWLARWIRINGTFHFIHAADIASICGHLSITSPPHFQNSNQPTLTKLVLGQSPISLNKAVDTLRAWRGLRKTPGLPLTDWLIKVLVRFLPLQITDWDRFSIKQRHFVHDPFTTPETFGLKSFAPRLETVLDRSGLPKA
- the hemE gene encoding uroporphyrinogen decarboxylase; this translates as MSESDPLLLRAARGESVERPPVWMMRQAGRYMKVYRELRDRHPSFRERSENPELSYEISMQPFEAFQPDGVILFSDILTPLPGMGIEFDIVESKGPLIQDPIKTLDQIKNLRPLEPQQSMSFVGEVLGRLRNSVGNKAAVLGFVGAPWTLAAYVVEGKSSKNYAVIKAMAFQEPELLHKLLDHFAKSIATYLRYQIDSGAQVVQMFDSWAGQLSPIDYDTFAAPYQKKVVELLKETHPDTPVILYISGSAGVIERMGNTGVDIVSLDWTVDMADGCRRLPKHIGIQGNVDPGLLFGTPEAIRSRIVDAVLKAKGRKHILNLGHGILPGTPEENAKVFFEAGKGVNDLIRAVT